The Podospora pseudocomata strain CBS 415.72m chromosome 1 map unlocalized CBS415.72m_1, whole genome shotgun sequence genome has a segment encoding these proteins:
- a CDS encoding uncharacterized protein (EggNog:ENOG503NVN9; COG:S) — translation MTSHKNDGPKLPVQQLAILAIARFAEPLALTSVFPYLPEMIASFGVEKNEVARWAGLTGAIFSISQSCTAVAWGRASDKFGRKPIILIGLLSTMICFLVWGMSTSLPMAITARAIMGSGNGNVGIIRTMVAEMVPERVLQPKAFSLMPLVWSIGSVFGPAFGGFFAQPAKQFPNVFGNIEFFKTYPFALPNIMACCVFFISFMTGLLFLKETLESKRNKRDWGLELGEKLTRPFHRSKRTKNLRRRSFVDSEASAPLLAQSAMSSSSSHLESKHSDPVSMKDIFAPQTSINLICYTFLALHSVAYDQVLPVFLNYPRVIPDEHNTSLPFKFTGGFGLSSDKIGTIYTVYGISCGVIQFFLFPKLCAMFGVLGIYRFATVVFPIIYFLTPYTVLVQDTTARYIFFLTIMLVKGFVVIVAFPCTTILLTNSATSLRILGTLNGVATTFSGLGRAAGPAAAGAVFSWGVQRGYVIAAWWFLGLIALMGTIPPWFIIEGDGPTASSTATSTSTSDGEEESLLQRDDDDDSSVDGYDEVAVLEALEGEESESETEPGKERKKRTTNGSYGTMNNGTAS, via the exons ATGACTAGTCATAAGAATGATGGGCCAAAGCTGCCTGTGCAGCAGCTGGCCATTCTCG CCATTGCCAGGTTCGCCGAGCCCCTTGCACTCACCTCAGTCTTCCCCTATCTTCCAGAGATGATCGCTAGCTTTGGGGTAGAGAAGAATGAGGTTGCAAGATGGGCAGGTCTTACCGGTGCCATATTCTCTATAAGTCAGAGCTGTACGGCTGTGGCATGGGGACGGGCGTCAGATAAATTTGGAAGGAAACCCATCATCCTGATAGGGTTGCTCAGCACGATGATTTGCTTTCTTGTCTGGGGTATGTCGACAAGCTTGCCCATGGCCATCACCGCAAGAGCTATCATGGGAAGCGGCAACGGCAATG TTGGCATCATCAGAACCATGGTAGCCGAAATGGTGCCGGAAAGAGTTCTTCAGCCCAAAGCCTTCTCGCTCATGCCCCTTGTGTGGTCAATAGGCTCTGTCTTTGGGCCTGCctttggtggcttctttGCTCAGCCTGCCAAGCAGTTTCCCAACGTTTTTGGGAACATTGAGTTCTTCAAGACTTACCCCTTTGCTTTGCCAAATATCATGGCATGCTGTGTGTTTTTCATTTCTTTCATGACCGGGTTGTTGTTCCTCAAG GAAACACTCGAAAGCAAACGCAACAAACGCGACTGGGGcctcgagctcggcgagAAACTAACTCGTCCCTTCCACCGCTCCAAGCGTACCAAGAATCTCAGGAGGCGCTCCTTTGTTGATAGCGAGGCATCTGCCCCTCTGCTTGCCCAGTCCGCCATGTCAAGCAGCTCTTCGCACTTGGAATCCAAGCACTCCGATCCAGTATCGATGAAGGACATTTTCGCCCCTCAGACGTCGATAAACCTCATCTGCTACACCTTCTTGGCTCTTCACTCAGTAGCGTACGACCAAGTCCTGCCTGTGTTCCTCAACTACCCCCGTGTGATCCCTGACGAGcacaacacctccctcccgtTCAAGTTCACCGGCGGCTTCGGCCTCAGCTCGGACAAAATCGGCACAATCTACACGGTCTATGGCATCTCCTGTGGAGTGATTCAGTTTTTCCTGTTTCCCAAGCTGTGTGCCATGTTTGGTGTGCTGGGAATCTACCGCTTTGCCA CCGTCGTATTCCCTATAATATACTTCTTGACGCCCTACACAGTTCTCGTCCAGGATACCACCGCTCGgtacatcttcttcttgaccatcATGCTGGTCAAAGGATTTGTCGTTATTGTTGCCTTCCCttgcaccaccatcctcctgaCCAACTCTGCTACCTCCCTCCGGATCCTTGGGACCTTGAACGGAGTAGCGACGACCTTTTCCGGACTAGGGAGAGCTGCGGGGCCCGCCGCTGCCGGTGCGGTCTTCAGCTGGGGCGTGCAGAGAGGATACGTGATTGCAGCGTGGTGGTTCCTGGGGTTAATCGCCTTGATGGGGACGATCCCGCCTTGGTTTATTATCGAAGGTGATGGCCCTACCGCTTCCTCGACAGCCACATCAACTTCCACCTCTgacggggaagaagagagcctGCTCCAGcgtgacgacgacgacgatagCAGCGTTGACGGGTACGACGAAGTAGCTGTTTTAGAAGCattggagggcgaggagtcAGAATCGGAGACTGAGCCcgggaaggaaaggaaaaagaggaCAACGAACGGGAGTTATGGAACAATGAATAATGGGACAGCGAGTTGA